The genomic segment GAAATCGTGCGTTAAGAGAAGGCGATCTACTTCTAATTGATGGTGGCGTTCTAAAAAATGGGTATGTCTCTGACATTACAAGAACGTTTGGGATCGGAGAAATTAATGACCAACGAAAAAAAATTTATGAAACCGTGTTGGCAGCGAACTTAGCGGCAATAAACGCGGTTAAACCTGGAGTCTCATTTGGTGAATTAGATACAATCGCCCGCGACGTTATTACAGAAAATGGTTATGGTGGGTACTTTACACACCGTCTAGGACACGGAATGGGGATGAACAATCATGAATATCCTTCGATCCATGGTTTGAATAAAGACGTTGTGAAGGTTGGAATGGTCTTCACAATCGAACCTGGTATCTATGTACCAGGTGTGGGTGGCGTTAGAATAGAAGACGATATTTTGGTTACTGACGATGGTGTTGAAGTCCTAACTCACTACAAAAAAGAACTAACTTTATTATAATTTGGCAAAAGTCCATCTATTATTGGACTAAGGAGGTGATTATAATTCCAAAAGTATCCATATGCTAAAGTCTTTGTGTAAAAAATACTATCAAATGAGAATGAGGGGGAACAATAATAGTGAAGAAATTTAAAAACCTAAGTATAGCACTTGCACTAATTCTTGTATTGATTCTATCTGCTTGTACTTCAGGTACTGCAGCAAACGAAGATTTTGGAAAAGACAAAGGGGCTGAAAAAGGAAATAATGAAGTACGAACAAATTTGAATATAGGAATTGAAGCAAGTCCAACCACGCTTATTCCAAATACGGATCCAAACTTTATTAAAGATATGCATCTTAAAAGTATTTTTGAACCACTAATTGGAAGAAGTCCGGATGGTGAAATGACACCACTTTTGGCTACTGAGTGGGAAAATACTGATGATCTGACTTGGAAATTTAAATTGCGTGAAGACGTGAAATTTCATAACGGTGAAGTTTTAACGCCAGAAGCTGTTAAATATTCAGTAGACTATGTCATGGATGAGAAAAACCAATCTGGGTATAGAGGCCACTTTGCCCCTATTAAAGAAGTCAAAATAATAGATGATTTGAATTTTGAAATTATTACAAGCGAACCAATGCCAACATTACTTGTTAAGTTGGCGGATAATTTGCTAATTATGGAACCTAAACATATGGAAGAGGTTGGGGATGGAGCGGCCGAAAGTCCCATTGGAACTGGTCCATATAAATTTGTGGAAATGAAAAGAGACCAAAGTTTCAAAATGGTAGCATTTGAAGATTATTGGGATGGAGAGCAAGAAATTAAAGAAATTAATTACAGAGTTATTCCAGAGTTTAGTTCGAGGCTATCTGCATTCTTAGCAGGAGAAATTGATTTGCTGAATAATTTACCAGTAGACTCCATTGCTAAAATCGAAGAAAGTAATGAAGGGAAAATAGAGTCAGTGAGTTCATCCAGAGTTATTTATCTTGGTCTGAATGATAAAGAAGGCAGTCCATTTACAGATAAAAAGGTTCGTCAAGCGGCTAACTATGCGATTAACACAGATGAATTATTAGAGTTCGTATTAAACGGTCAGGGTACAAAGATGACAGGACCACTTTCGGTAGTTAATGAAGGTTATACAGAAACTAAAGAATATGAATATAATCCGGAAAAAGCACAGGAACTATTAAAGGAAGCTGGATATGAGCCAGGTGAACTGAAAATTACACTTGAAACAACGAATGGTAGATATCCGATGGATGCACAAGTTGCACAAGCAATCTCTACGCAACTAAATGAAGGAGGTTTTGATTCTTCTGTTCAGGTAAACGAGTATGCTACACATGTAAGTAGAATTGCACAAAACGAAGTTAAAGAAATGTATGTAAGTAGTATGGGAACTCAGTTCGATGCTATTGGTTCAATGAATAACTTATTTATACCAGGTAGTACATTCTTGCTTCATACTCCGTCTGAAGAAATCCAACAAAGCATAATAGATGGTTCTTCGATTATGGATGTTGCAGAACGTAAAGCGCATTACGACAAATTACAAAACTGGGCTGCTGACGAAGCGGTAATGGTTCCATTATGGCAGCAAGGGGATGTCTATGCTATCAATGAAAACCTAGAGTTTCACCCACGCGTTGACCAAAGATATATCTTTACAGATGTAAAATGGAAAAATTAGTATTATAAATTAAAATATAAAATCCAAGTTTATTTACCCACTGTTTCAGTAGTACTAAATCTAGTCTGCCATAAAGTGATTTTCAAAGGACTTTAAGGCAGACTTACCTTACTCTTTCATCATTTATTTAAATAAAGGACCTCAAATAATTTTAATTGAGCCGATTAAACTGACTCTTAAGCAGAGTCTAATACCACGCTCATAGAAAAGGAGTACCCCTATGCTAGGATATATATTAAAACGAGGAGTACAAACATTGGTTGTTCTTTTTCTAACAATCACTTTAGTATTTTTTATTATCCGTTTATCTGGTGACCCTACGTACTTATATATGCCAGATGATGCAACGGAGGAAATGGCTGAACAGTTTCGTGAACAATTAGGATTTAATCGCCCCCTCATTGTGCAGTATGGTAGTTTTTTAGCAGATGTAGC from the Sporosarcina psychrophila genome contains:
- a CDS encoding ABC transporter substrate-binding protein, with protein sequence MKKFKNLSIALALILVLILSACTSGTAANEDFGKDKGAEKGNNEVRTNLNIGIEASPTTLIPNTDPNFIKDMHLKSIFEPLIGRSPDGEMTPLLATEWENTDDLTWKFKLREDVKFHNGEVLTPEAVKYSVDYVMDEKNQSGYRGHFAPIKEVKIIDDLNFEIITSEPMPTLLVKLADNLLIMEPKHMEEVGDGAAESPIGTGPYKFVEMKRDQSFKMVAFEDYWDGEQEIKEINYRVIPEFSSRLSAFLAGEIDLLNNLPVDSIAKIEESNEGKIESVSSSRVIYLGLNDKEGSPFTDKKVRQAANYAINTDELLEFVLNGQGTKMTGPLSVVNEGYTETKEYEYNPEKAQELLKEAGYEPGELKITLETTNGRYPMDAQVAQAISTQLNEGGFDSSVQVNEYATHVSRIAQNEVKEMYVSSMGTQFDAIGSMNNLFIPGSTFLLHTPSEEIQQSIIDGSSIMDVAERKAHYDKLQNWAADEAVMVPLWQQGDVYAINENLEFHPRVDQRYIFTDVKWKN